The Pseudomonas sp. TH06 genome has a window encoding:
- the pgeF gene encoding peptidoglycan editing factor PgeF has translation MNWLTPDWPAPASVKACVTTREGGVSEAPFDSLNLGDHVDDRPQDVAENRRRLTDHFSIKPAWLQQVHGIAVAHADPDVAATADASWTATPGIACAAMTADCLPALFCDRAGTRVAAAHAGWRGLAAGVLEATLDTLDVPAQDVLVWLGPAIGPQAFEVGPEVREVFINQLPEAATAFVPSHNAGKFMADIYTLARLRLAERGVTAVYGGGFCTVTDPRFFSYRRASRTGRFASLIWLEAPSLTNTIPF, from the coding sequence ATGAACTGGCTGACGCCGGACTGGCCTGCGCCGGCCAGCGTCAAAGCCTGCGTCACCACCCGCGAGGGCGGTGTCAGCGAGGCGCCGTTCGACAGTCTTAATCTGGGCGATCATGTTGATGACCGCCCGCAGGACGTCGCCGAGAACCGTCGGCGTCTGACCGATCACTTCTCTATAAAGCCTGCCTGGCTGCAGCAAGTGCACGGCATTGCCGTGGCCCATGCTGATCCGGACGTGGCAGCAACCGCCGACGCCAGTTGGACCGCTACGCCCGGCATTGCCTGTGCGGCGATGACGGCCGATTGCTTGCCAGCGTTGTTCTGCGACCGTGCCGGCACTCGCGTTGCCGCTGCGCACGCCGGTTGGCGCGGTTTGGCAGCGGGTGTACTGGAAGCGACGCTCGACACGCTGGATGTTCCGGCGCAAGACGTGCTGGTGTGGCTCGGTCCGGCCATCGGCCCGCAAGCCTTTGAAGTCGGCCCGGAAGTACGGGAAGTCTTCATCAATCAATTGCCGGAAGCGGCCACAGCTTTCGTGCCGAGCCACAATGCCGGCAAGTTCATGGCTGACATCTATACGCTGGCGCGCCTGCGTCTGGCTGAACGTGGTGTCACCGCTGTTTATGGCGGCGGTTTCTGTACCGTGACCGATCCACGCTTCTTCTCCTATCGCCGTGCCTCGCGCACTGGTCGCTTCGCCTCCCTTATCTGGCTTGAGGCGCCCAGCCTCACAAATACGATTCCTTTTTGA
- the clpB gene encoding ATP-dependent chaperone ClpB — MRIDRLTSKLQLALSDAQSLAVGHDHPAIEPAHLMQAMLEQQGGSIKPLLMQVGFDVNSLRKELTKELDQLPKIQNPTGDVNMSQDLARLLNQADRLAQQKGDQFISSELVLLAAMDENSKLGKLLLGQGVSKKALENAINNLRGGEAVNDANHEESRQALDKYTVDLTKRAEDGKLDPVIGRDDEIRRTIQVLQRRTKNNPVLIGEPGVGKTAIAEGLAQRIINGEVPDGLKGKRLLSLDMGALIAGAKYRGEFEERLKSLLNELSKQEGQIILFIDELHTMVGAGKGEGSMDAGNMLKPALARGELHCVGATTLNEYRQYIEKDAALERRFQKVLVDEPSEEDTIAILRGLKERYEVHHKVAITDGAIIAAAKLSHRYITDRQLPDKAIDLIDEAASRIRMEIDSKPEVLDRLERRLIQLKVESQALKKESDEAAMKRLEKLQEEIARLEREYSDLEEVWNSEKAEVQGSAQIQQKIEQSRQELEAARRKGDLNRMAELQYGVIPDLERSLQMVDQHGKSENQLLRSKVTEEEIAEVVSKWTGIPVSKMLEGERDKLMKMESLLHKRVIGQEEAVVAVANAVRRSRAGLSDPNRPSGSFMFLGPTGVGKTELCKALAEFLFDTEEAMVRIDMSEFMEKHSVARLIGAPPGYVGYEEGGYLTEAVRRKPYSVILLDEVEKAHPDVFNILLQVLEDGRLTDSHGRTVDFRNTVIVMTSNLGSVQIQELVGDREAQRAAVMDALTSHFRPEFINRVDEVVIFEPLARDQIAGITEIQLGRLRTRLAERELKLELSPEAMDKLIAVGYDPVYGARPLKRAIQRWIENPLAQLILSGHFMPGDTATGNVENDEIVFN; from the coding sequence ATGCGAATAGACCGTTTAACCAGCAAATTGCAGTTGGCCTTGTCCGACGCCCAGTCGTTGGCTGTCGGCCACGATCATCCGGCCATCGAGCCGGCGCACTTGATGCAAGCCATGCTTGAACAGCAGGGTGGTTCGATCAAACCTCTGCTGATGCAGGTGGGCTTCGACGTCAACAGCTTGCGAAAAGAGCTGACCAAAGAGCTCGACCAATTACCGAAAATCCAGAACCCGACCGGCGACGTCAACATGTCGCAGGACCTGGCGCGCCTGCTCAATCAGGCTGATCGTCTGGCTCAGCAGAAGGGTGACCAGTTCATTTCCAGCGAACTGGTATTGCTCGCCGCGATGGACGAGAACAGCAAGCTCGGCAAGTTGCTGCTCGGCCAGGGTGTGAGTAAAAAAGCCCTGGAAAATGCGATCAACAACCTGCGCGGTGGCGAAGCCGTAAACGACGCCAACCACGAAGAATCGCGGCAGGCACTGGATAAATACACCGTCGACCTGACCAAGCGTGCCGAAGACGGCAAGCTTGACCCGGTGATCGGCCGTGACGACGAGATCCGTCGCACCATTCAGGTTCTGCAACGCCGCACCAAAAACAACCCGGTGTTGATCGGTGAGCCTGGTGTGGGTAAAACCGCGATCGCCGAAGGTCTGGCCCAGCGCATCATCAACGGCGAAGTGCCGGACGGCCTTAAAGGCAAACGTCTGCTGTCGCTGGACATGGGCGCGTTGATTGCCGGAGCCAAGTATCGCGGTGAGTTTGAGGAACGCCTGAAATCGCTGCTCAACGAGCTGTCGAAGCAGGAAGGGCAGATCATTCTGTTCATCGACGAGCTGCACACCATGGTCGGCGCCGGCAAGGGCGAAGGTTCGATGGACGCCGGCAACATGCTCAAGCCTGCACTGGCTCGCGGCGAGTTGCACTGCGTCGGCGCGACCACGCTCAACGAGTATCGCCAATATATAGAGAAGGACGCGGCGCTCGAGCGACGCTTCCAGAAAGTGCTGGTGGATGAGCCGAGTGAAGAAGACACCATCGCGATCCTGCGTGGCCTCAAGGAGCGTTACGAGGTTCACCACAAGGTGGCGATCACTGACGGCGCGATTATCGCGGCAGCGAAGCTCAGCCATCGTTACATCACTGATCGGCAACTGCCGGACAAGGCCATCGACCTGATCGACGAGGCCGCCAGCCGTATCCGCATGGAGATCGACTCCAAGCCTGAAGTGCTTGATCGTCTGGAACGTCGCCTGATTCAGTTGAAAGTGGAATCCCAGGCACTGAAGAAAGAAAGCGACGAAGCGGCGATGAAACGCCTGGAAAAACTCCAGGAAGAAATCGCTCGCCTGGAGCGTGAATATTCGGATCTGGAAGAAGTCTGGAACTCGGAGAAAGCCGAGGTGCAGGGTTCTGCCCAGATTCAGCAGAAGATCGAACAGTCGCGTCAGGAACTGGAAGCTGCACGCCGCAAAGGCGACCTGAACCGCATGGCCGAGTTGCAGTACGGGGTGATCCCGGATCTGGAACGCAGCCTGCAAATGGTCGATCAGCATGGCAAAAGCGAAAACCAGTTGCTGCGCAGCAAGGTGACTGAGGAAGAAATCGCTGAAGTCGTGTCGAAGTGGACCGGCATCCCCGTGTCGAAAATGCTCGAAGGCGAGCGCGACAAGCTGATGAAGATGGAAAGCCTGTTGCACAAACGGGTGATCGGTCAGGAAGAGGCGGTGGTCGCTGTGGCCAACGCAGTACGGCGCTCCCGTGCCGGGTTGTCCGACCCGAATCGTCCTAGCGGCTCGTTCATGTTCCTCGGCCCGACCGGTGTCGGTAAAACCGAGCTGTGCAAGGCGCTGGCCGAATTCCTCTTTGATACAGAAGAGGCGATGGTGCGGATCGACATGTCCGAGTTCATGGAGAAACATTCCGTGGCTCGCTTGATCGGTGCGCCACCGGGATACGTCGGTTACGAGGAGGGCGGTTATCTGACCGAAGCGGTACGCCGCAAGCCTTACTCGGTGATCCTGCTGGACGAAGTCGAGAAGGCGCATCCGGATGTGTTCAACATCCTCTTGCAAGTGCTTGAGGACGGTCGTCTGACTGACAGCCATGGCCGTACGGTGGACTTCCGCAATACCGTGATCGTCATGACCTCGAACCTCGGTTCGGTGCAGATCCAGGAGTTGGTCGGTGATCGTGAGGCTCAGCGCGCGGCAGTAATGGACGCGCTGACTTCGCACTTCCGCCCGGAATTCATCAACCGGGTCGACGAAGTGGTGATCTTCGAGCCGCTGGCACGGGATCAGATCG
- a CDS encoding ATP-binding protein: MIAEAANADHKQAQRLLRLYHLYRLSVGITLVLLISSNMDNRLLTSANDDLLRGGSWLYLVLNILLVVFLENTRRPAQLFSLALVDVLLLCGLFYAAGGVASALGNLLVVSVAISNTLLRRRIGLLIAAIGALGIVALSFLLSFSHPLSANEYLQAGTLGALCFAASLLVQGLIRRLEVSETLAEQKASEVIGLEALNALILQRMRTGILVLDAQRRVQLANQSAQTLLAQSHLQGHLIDDYSTALVDRLQLWMNNPTLRPQSLKIPGNGLELQPSFIALEQSPNQQTLVFLEDLAQIAQQAQQLKLAALGRLTAGISHEIRNPLGAISHAAQLLGESEELDGTDRRLTQIIQDHSQRMNRVIENVLQLSRRQQSAPQRLDLKPWLENFVAESREQATERQMIHLRINSGDFSTLMDPNQLTQILDNLLRNGWRHSGLLHEQAEVWLALFIDPDSQLAVLEVQDNGPGVALDEQAHLFEPFFTTSNQGTGLGLYLSRELCESNQARLDFKPRQGGGCFRITFAHGRKQS; this comes from the coding sequence GTGATCGCTGAGGCCGCCAACGCCGATCACAAACAGGCTCAGCGTCTGCTGCGCCTTTATCATCTCTACCGTTTGAGTGTCGGCATCACGCTGGTGCTACTGATCTCCAGCAATATGGACAACCGCCTGCTGACGTCGGCCAACGACGATCTGCTGCGCGGCGGCAGTTGGCTGTATCTGGTGCTGAACATCCTGCTGGTGGTGTTCCTTGAGAACACCCGGCGCCCGGCGCAGTTGTTCAGTCTGGCGCTGGTGGATGTGTTGCTGTTGTGTGGCCTGTTCTATGCGGCGGGCGGCGTCGCCAGTGCCCTCGGCAATTTGCTGGTGGTCTCGGTGGCAATCAGCAACACCCTGCTGCGCCGACGCATCGGCCTGCTGATCGCGGCCATTGGCGCCCTCGGCATTGTCGCCTTGAGTTTTCTGCTGAGTTTCAGCCATCCCCTGAGCGCCAATGAATACTTGCAGGCCGGCACCCTCGGCGCGCTGTGTTTTGCCGCGTCGTTGCTGGTGCAGGGGCTGATCCGGCGACTGGAAGTCAGCGAAACCCTGGCCGAGCAGAAAGCCAGTGAAGTGATCGGACTGGAAGCTCTCAACGCGCTGATCCTGCAACGCATGCGCACCGGGATCCTGGTACTCGACGCGCAACGGCGGGTGCAACTGGCCAACCAGAGCGCGCAGACCTTGCTCGCGCAGTCGCATCTTCAAGGCCATTTGATCGACGATTACTCCACCGCGCTGGTCGATCGCCTGCAACTGTGGATGAACAATCCGACCCTGCGCCCACAGAGCCTGAAAATCCCTGGTAACGGCCTGGAACTGCAGCCGAGCTTTATCGCCCTCGAGCAGAGCCCCAACCAGCAAACCCTGGTGTTTCTCGAAGACCTCGCGCAAATCGCCCAGCAGGCCCAGCAACTGAAACTCGCCGCGCTGGGGCGTTTGACTGCCGGTATTTCTCACGAAATTCGTAATCCACTGGGCGCCATCAGTCACGCCGCGCAGCTGCTGGGCGAATCCGAGGAACTCGATGGCACGGATCGGCGTCTGACGCAGATCATCCAAGACCACTCCCAGCGCATGAATCGAGTCATCGAAAACGTCCTGCAACTGTCCCGCCGCCAGCAGAGCGCCCCGCAACGCCTGGATCTCAAGCCGTGGCTGGAAAACTTCGTCGCCGAAAGCCGCGAGCAGGCCACGGAGCGCCAGATGATTCATTTGCGGATCAACTCGGGCGACTTCAGCACCCTGATGGACCCCAACCAGCTCACACAAATTCTCGACAATCTGTTACGCAATGGCTGGCGTCACAGCGGGCTTCTGCACGAGCAAGCCGAAGTCTGGCTGGCCCTGTTCATTGACCCTGACAGCCAGTTGGCGGTACTCGAAGTGCAGGACAACGGCCCCGGCGTGGCCCTTGATGAGCAGGCCCATTTATTCGAGCCGTTCTTCACCACCAGCAACCAGGGCACCGGCCTTGGGCTCTATCTGTCCCGTGAGCTGTGCGAAAGCAACCAAGCGCGCCTAGACTTCAAACCACGCCAAGGCGGCGGCTGCTTTCGCATCACCTTTGCTCACGGACGGAAACAAAGTTGA
- a CDS encoding PP0621 family protein: MLRLIFWIALIFAAVWLWRKFKAPASSAPSPRQQDASPMVRCAHCGVHLPRDRALSLQQQWYCSQAHLEQGPGASDR, from the coding sequence ATGCTTCGTTTAATATTCTGGATCGCCCTGATTTTTGCTGCGGTATGGCTGTGGCGCAAATTCAAGGCCCCTGCTTCGTCCGCCCCCTCTCCGCGCCAGCAAGACGCCTCGCCGATGGTGCGCTGCGCCCATTGTGGCGTACACCTGCCCCGCGACCGCGCGCTGAGCCTTCAACAACAGTGGTATTGCAGCCAGGCTCACCTCGAGCAAGGCCCAGGTGCCAGTGATCGCTGA
- the rluD gene encoding 23S rRNA pseudouridine(1911/1915/1917) synthase RluD, protein MSDKIELRAEVPSELGGQRLDQVAAQLFAEHSRSRLSAWIKEGRLTVDGAVIRPRDIVHGGAILELTAEQEAQGEWIAQDIELDIVYEDDDILVINKPAGLVVHPAAGHADGTLLNALLHHVPDIINVPRAGIVHRLDKDTTGLMVVAKTIQAQTKLVTQLQSRSVSRIYECIVIGVVTAGGKINAPIGRHGQQRQRMAVMEGGKPAVSHYRVLERFRSHTHVRVKLETGRTHQIRVHMSHINFPLVGDPAYGGRFRIPPAANLNMVETLKNFPRQALHARFLELDHPTTGVRMSWESPLPEDFVWLLTLLKQDREAFIG, encoded by the coding sequence ATGTCCGATAAAATTGAACTTCGCGCAGAGGTGCCGTCCGAATTGGGCGGCCAACGCCTCGATCAAGTCGCCGCCCAACTCTTCGCTGAGCACTCACGCTCGCGCCTTTCCGCCTGGATCAAAGAAGGTCGCCTGACTGTGGACGGGGCGGTCATCCGCCCTCGCGACATCGTGCACGGCGGTGCCATCCTTGAGCTGACTGCCGAGCAGGAAGCCCAGGGCGAGTGGATCGCCCAGGACATCGAGCTCGACATCGTCTATGAAGATGACGACATCCTGGTGATCAACAAGCCTGCGGGCCTGGTGGTTCACCCGGCTGCCGGTCACGCCGATGGCACCTTGCTCAACGCCTTGCTGCACCACGTGCCGGACATCATCAATGTCCCGCGCGCCGGTATCGTGCATCGTCTGGACAAGGACACCACCGGTCTGATGGTGGTGGCCAAGACCATTCAGGCGCAGACAAAGCTTGTTACTCAATTGCAGAGTCGCAGCGTCAGCCGCATCTATGAGTGCATCGTGATTGGTGTGGTCACCGCCGGCGGCAAGATCAACGCGCCGATCGGTCGCCACGGCCAACAGCGCCAGCGCATGGCGGTGATGGAAGGCGGCAAGCCTGCTGTCAGCCACTACCGCGTGCTGGAGCGCTTCCGTTCCCACACCCACGTTCGGGTGAAACTGGAAACCGGTCGTACTCACCAGATTCGCGTACACATGTCGCACATCAACTTCCCGTTGGTCGGCGACCCGGCGTACGGCGGTCGTTTCCGCATTCCGCCGGCGGCGAACCTGAACATGGTCGAAACCCTCAAGAACTTCCCGCGTCAGGCCCTGCACGCGCGCTTCCTTGAGCTGGATCATCCGACGACCGGTGTGCGCATGAGCTGGGAATCGCCGCTGCCAGAAGATTTCGTCTGGCTGCTGACCCTGCTCAAACAGGATCGCGAGGCATTCATCGGATGA
- a CDS encoding outer membrane protein assembly factor BamD — MQVKHLLLIAILALTAACSSKEVVDENLSEAELYQQAQTDLDNNSYTSATAKLKALESRYPFGRYADQAQLELIYANYKNSEPEAAKSAAERFIRLHPQHPNVDYAYYLKGLTSFDQDVGLLARFLPLDMTKRDPGAARDSYNEFAQLTSRYPNSRYAPDAKQRMIYLRNLLAAYEIHVADYYLTRQAYVAAANRGRYVVENFQETPSVGDGLAVMTEAYQRLHLDDLAATSLETLKLNYPNHPSLQDGQFVPRVAEADNRSFLSKATLGLIESRPPLPPGETRANQDVQKQFQDAKDAIPNELKPKDENGDVIEEPEPESSNTDRSWFSYMTFGVFD; from the coding sequence ATGCAAGTGAAACACCTGCTGCTGATCGCCATCCTCGCATTGACCGCTGCTTGCTCATCGAAGGAAGTCGTAGACGAAAACCTCAGCGAAGCCGAGCTGTATCAGCAGGCTCAGACTGACCTGGACAACAACAGCTACACCAGCGCCACAGCCAAGCTGAAGGCTCTGGAGTCGCGTTATCCGTTCGGTCGCTACGCCGATCAGGCGCAGCTGGAGCTGATTTACGCCAACTACAAGAACTCGGAGCCGGAAGCTGCAAAGTCCGCTGCCGAGCGCTTCATTCGTCTGCATCCACAGCATCCGAACGTCGATTACGCGTACTACCTCAAAGGTCTGACTTCTTTCGACCAGGACGTCGGCCTGCTGGCGCGCTTCCTGCCGCTGGACATGACCAAGCGTGACCCGGGCGCCGCGCGTGACTCGTACAACGAGTTCGCCCAGCTGACCAGCCGCTACCCGAACAGCCGCTACGCGCCGGACGCCAAGCAGCGCATGATTTACCTGCGCAACCTGCTGGCCGCCTACGAAATCCACGTAGCCGACTACTACCTGACCCGTCAGGCATACGTCGCCGCCGCCAACCGTGGCCGTTACGTGGTGGAAAACTTCCAGGAAACCCCATCGGTCGGCGACGGCCTGGCGGTGATGACTGAAGCCTATCAGCGTCTGCATCTGGACGATCTGGCGGCCACCAGCCTGGAAACCCTGAAGCTCAACTACCCGAACCACCCGAGCCTGCAAGACGGCCAGTTCGTGCCACGGGTTGCCGAAGCCGACAACCGTTCGTTCCTGAGCAAGGCGACTTTGGGTCTGATCGAATCGCGTCCACCGCTGCCGCCGGGCGAAACCCGCGCCAACCAGGACGTGCAGAAGCAGTTCCAGGACGCGAAAGATGCGATCCCGAACGAGCTCAAGCCTAAAGACGAGAACGGCGACGTGATCGAAGAGCCGGAGCCGGAATCGAGCAACACCGATCGCTCGTGGTTCAGCTACATGACTTTCGGCGTGTTCGACTGA